The Hypanus sabinus isolate sHypSab1 chromosome 3, sHypSab1.hap1, whole genome shotgun sequence genome contains a region encoding:
- the LOC132390784 gene encoding uncharacterized protein LOC132390784: MALERKKSCDRCTREHCLNQRPTYGKICNGYGEINHFSRCCKGGKKENKMKQVNAVLEDECEEFYIDVLCENKQSKNDWANLLQVNQSNILLKLDTGVQVNVLAESEFNTLKPRLKLHQTNIKVIVYSGADIPVKGTCVAKVSHKNIVHTLSFVFIPKNVQSILGLSACERLNLVKRVLVLDSDTELKQQNVALQSAEGDVTQLQVQFTEANTDMENIKVVAAVSEMTKQEAIDDMKKQWQEEVASMQAIMKETLREYKIQFHHHLEQERSQWALYKKEVKAQVKELRSFIAVMKSQHKKRDYTVNE; encoded by the coding sequence ATGGCATTGGAAAGAAAAAAGTCATGTGATCGCTGTACGCGGGAACATTGTCTAAATCAGCGTCCCACATATGGTAAAATTTGTAATGGCTACGGTGAGATTAATCATTTTTCACGCTGTTGTAAAGGtggaaagaaggaaaataaaatgaaacaagtaAATGCTGTGCTTGAAGATGAATGTGAGGAATTTTATatcgatgtgctttgtgaaaataaacaaagtaagaatgactgggcTAATCTGTTGCAAGTGAATCAAAGCAATATTCTGTTAAAACTTGATACTGGAgtgcaagtaaatgttcttgcagaatctgagtttaatacTTTAAAGCCAAGACTGAAGTTACATCAGACGAATATAAAAGTGATTgtgtattcaggtgcagacattccagttaaaggaacatgcgtGGCAaaggtatcacacaaaaatattgtgcacacCCTTTCATTTGTGTTCATaccaaaaaatgtacagtcaattctgggtttatctgcctgtgaaagacttaatttggtgaaaagagtttTAGTCTTGGATAGTGACACAGAGCTGAAGCAACAGAACGTTGCATTACAGTCAGCAGAAGGTGATGTTACTCAACTGCAGGTCCAGTTCACAGAGGCAAATACTGACATGGAGAATATAAAAGTGGTAGCTGCAGTGTCTGAGATGACCAAACAGGAGGCAATTGATGATATGAAAAAGCAATGGCAGGAGGAGGTTGCTTCAATGCAAGCGATAATGAAAGAGACACTGAGAGAATACAAGATTCAGTTTCATCACCATCTAGAGCAAGAACGCTCACAGTGGGCACTGTATAAgaaagaagtgaaagcacaagtgaaggaattgagaagttttattgcagtgatgaagtctcagcataaaaaaagagattacacagttaatgaatga